A section of the Diabrotica virgifera virgifera chromosome 8, PGI_DIABVI_V3a genome encodes:
- the LOC126889971 gene encoding zinc finger protein 845-like isoform X2, which yields MNINLHRLKKSKQPMKKVSYSQEENKMEIIETSNSSHKGKYAGLHHIEGKMLSKNMKIGTRQKLHKCEICFKKFNQRSNLKKHLRVHTEEKPYKCEICFKQFNQRSNLTKHLRLHTGESPYKCEICLRQIGDYNNLKRHWRVHTGEKPYKCETCFKQFGEACGLRRHLKLHTGEKPYKCEICLRQFADSGNLKKHLRVHTGEKPYKCEICLRQFADDRSLKVHLRVHTGEKPYKCETCLKQFTTATSLKVHLRVHTGEKPHKCETCLRQFTTKGELKNHLRGHTGEKPYKCETCFKQFARSFDLKKHLRVHTEKHLRVHTEDSPYKCEFCFKQLGEARGLKAHLIRHSGEKPHECEICSIQCYRPADVTKHMRSHTGEKPYKCEICFKRFSRNGDLKVHLRVHTGEKPYKCEICLRQFADDRSLKVHLRVHTGEKPYKCETCLKQFTTATNLKVHLRVHTGEKPHKCETCLRQFTTKGELKNHLRGHTGEKPYKCETCFKQFARSFDLKKHLGVHTKKHLRVHTEDSPYKCEFCFKQFGEARGLKAHLIRHSGEKPHECEICSIQCYRLADVKKHMRSHTGEKPYKCEICFKRFSRNGDLKVHLRVLDIDK from the coding sequence GTTATTCCCAGGAAGAGAACAAAATGGAAATTATCGAAACGTCGAATTCGTCTCACAAAGGAAAATATGCAGGCCTACATCACATCGAAGGAAAAATGTTaagtaaaaatatgaaaattgggACTCGACAGAAACtgcacaagtgtgaaatttgttttaagaaatttaatcaaagaagtaatttgaaaaaacacttgagagtgcacactgaagaaaaaccgtacaagtgtgaaatttgttttaagcaatttaatcaAAGAAGTAATTTGACAAAACACTTGAGGCTACACACTGGAGAAtcaccatacaagtgtgaaatttgtttgagaCAGATTGgtgattataataatttgaaaagACACTGGAGAGTGCACAccggagaaaaaccgtacaagtgtgaaacttgttttaaacagtttggtGAAGCATGTGGTTTAAGAAGACATTTGAAattgcacactggggaaaaaccatacaagtgtgaaatttgtttaagaCAGTTTGCTGATTCtggtaatttgaaaaaacatttgcgagttcacactggagaaaaaccatacaagtgtgaaatttgtttaagaCAGTTTGCTGATGATAGAAGTTTGAAAGTAcacttgagagtgcacactggagaaaaaccgtacaagtgtgaaacttgtttaaagcagtttacgACTGCAACTAGTCTGAAAGTACACTTGAGAGTGCACACGGGAGAAAAACCAcacaagtgtgaaacttgtttaaGGCAGTTTACTACGAAAGGTGAGTTGAAAAATCATTTGAGAgggcacactggggaaaaaccgtacaagtgtgaaacgtgttttaagcagtttgctcgttcatttgatttaaaaaaacatttgagagtgcacacagaaaaacatttgagagtgcacactgaagACAGTCCTTACAAGtgtgaattttgttttaaacagttaGGTGAAGCACGTGGTTTGAAAGCACATTTAATACGACATAGTGGAGAAAAACCTCacgagtgtgaaatttgttccaTTCAATGTTATAGACCAGCTGATGTGACAAAACATATGCGATCGCACAcgggagaaaaaccgtacaagtgtgaaatttgttttaaacgatTTTCTCGAAATGGTGATTTGAAAGTAcacttgagagtgcacactggagaaaaaccatacaagtgtgaaatttgtttaagaCAGTTTGCTGATGATAGAAGTTTGAAAGTAcacttgagagtgcacactggagaaaaaccgtacaagtgtgaaacttgtttaaagcagtttacgACTGCAACTAATCTGAAAGTACACTTGAGAGTGCACACGGGAGAAAAACCAcacaagtgtgaaacttgtttgCGGCAGTTTACTACGAAAGGTGAGTTGAAAAATCATTTGAGAgggcacactggagaaaaaccgtacaagtgtgaaacgtgttttaagcagtttgctcgttcatttgatttaaaaaaacatttgggagtgcacacaaaaaaacatttgagagtgcacactgaagACAGTCCTTACAAGtgtgaattttgttttaaacagttcGGTGAAGCACGTGGTTTGAAAGCACATTTAATACGACATAGTGGAGAAAAACCTCacgagtgtgaaatttgttctattCAATGTTATAGACTAGCTGATGTGAAAAAACATATGCGATCGCACAcgggagaaaaaccgtacaagtgtgaaatttgttttaaacgatTTTCTCGGAATGGTGATTTGAAAGTACACTTGAGAGTGTTGGatatagataaataa